The following are encoded in a window of Chondrinema litorale genomic DNA:
- a CDS encoding two-component regulator propeller domain-containing protein, translating to MKLLLLSILLLPTLVFAQSTKTNFQYISFNDGLSNSYIIDILQDNDGYIWIGTDDGLNKYNGYEMVVYRNDPADTSSISNNSIGTLLRDNQGRIWVGTKEGLNLYDAEKNQFTRIPYTENEQVSKIYQTKDSTIWVGTSRGLKKYSEEKQYLQKVFFTAEGATINIFNDEKYSINDIIEYSPQFMVVATWNGLFVIDRKQNTLKLIERSEEGIKVDHIKSIEIDGNRNIWVGTFGYGTFHYDVSRNILRKITIAPNFEMDKRILDLYNDGKGHMWIGTEQSGLYKLYINSFDSNGYEFDHFKDSETPGSLSYRSVTRIFSDANAGLWVGTHNDGINYLSYEKAFFKTIQKNHFSKNTLKHKKVWGLTEDDEGNIWIGTDGGGLNVYNPKTNTFTYYSDNGSLSDDAILCAYKDNEGDLWFGTYTGGLNRYMPQTNTFKWYKHDENDPNSIGGNDVRTILQDKSGKIWIGTNQGGLNVLDKETGKFTQYNYDNSNLKGNDIRSLFIDSKNRLWIGTFEDGLFLFVNGDFKQFNIENDIRKENSIFSIDEDSDGNLWLGTYRTGLVKFDPTKETIEIFDEKKGLSNNIVHSVKIAERNTIWLSSNKGISKFDIDTEEFINYNTNDGLPSLAFSDGSVLASKNGNLYFGCVEGLVFFNPHEKFKQEITTKVIIEEVSVFNKALKPEDNTAYTKADIDSSMANIDHITLQNNQSVFSLSFAAIYLPNPSKVHYSYKLEGIENHWNYLGNDRKVTYAKLPSGEYFFKVKASLDSKNWSDETVLKITVLPPFWKTWWAYLIYTLIIGSIIYLSQQYRLNKFRMERKIELEQVEKKKLSEIYNLKMNFFTNISHEFRTPLTLIISPLEQVIRNQDISGSIKNKLLSIYNHAYRLHNLINQVIEFRKVETGNVNLKVTENDLVKFTYEIHHAFFELAKLQNITFEFHSEVESLKLWFNQMHFETILYNLISNAFKYTSPEGKISIEIKKTSLDNPDCCEIHITDNGKGISAEYLDQIFNRYYQIVEAETIHIKGSGIGLALVKDLVELHKGQINVKSIKDKGTEFILKFKLGASHFSEDQLIKTNADSEHPQHYNLSPKVEYELAEFHEEHDANKAHKHTLLIIEDNHDIRTYIKSLFIQSFKVLEAADGEEGFHVAKAKLPTIIISDIMMPGMDGIELCKKLKTERSTLHIPVVLLTARADDLHKLEGITIGADDYITKPFNPELLQAKIGTLVRNISKLHDYYTSRILLAPIDENIDSADKEFLDKAIQIVESNLLTSDFGIDQLKDELCVSKATLYRKIKQLTGESSSEFIRSIRVKKAAELIKLNKMSISQVAYEVGFSSTRYFRDSFHKIYNMNPSEYAQEFKAQEKL from the coding sequence TTGAAGCTACTACTACTATCCATACTACTCTTACCCACCTTAGTCTTTGCCCAAAGTACAAAGACTAATTTTCAATACATCTCATTTAACGATGGCCTTTCCAACTCATATATTATAGATATTTTACAAGATAATGATGGCTATATCTGGATTGGTACAGACGATGGGCTAAATAAATACAATGGCTATGAGATGGTGGTTTACAGAAACGACCCCGCAGATACCTCATCTATTAGTAATAACTCGATTGGTACGTTGTTAAGAGACAACCAAGGTCGAATTTGGGTAGGTACAAAAGAAGGGCTCAACCTGTACGATGCAGAGAAAAACCAATTTACAAGAATTCCATACACAGAAAACGAACAGGTTTCTAAAATCTACCAAACCAAAGATTCTACCATATGGGTTGGCACATCTCGCGGCCTCAAAAAATACTCAGAAGAAAAACAGTATCTCCAAAAAGTCTTTTTTACTGCCGAAGGTGCTACCATTAATATCTTTAATGATGAAAAATATTCCATTAACGATATTATAGAATACAGCCCTCAGTTTATGGTTGTTGCCACTTGGAACGGCCTATTTGTGATAGACAGAAAGCAAAATACACTAAAACTAATAGAAAGAAGCGAAGAGGGCATAAAGGTTGACCACATTAAATCCATTGAAATTGATGGAAACAGAAACATCTGGGTGGGTACTTTTGGCTATGGCACTTTTCACTACGATGTATCCAGAAATATTCTGCGGAAAATTACTATAGCCCCAAATTTTGAAATGGACAAGAGAATTCTTGACCTGTATAATGATGGCAAAGGACACATGTGGATTGGCACAGAGCAATCTGGCTTATATAAGCTATACATCAATTCTTTTGATTCTAATGGTTATGAGTTCGATCATTTTAAAGATAGTGAAACGCCCGGCTCTTTAAGTTACCGATCTGTAACTAGAATTTTTAGCGATGCCAATGCTGGTTTGTGGGTGGGTACGCACAACGATGGTATAAATTACCTCAGTTACGAAAAAGCTTTCTTTAAAACCATACAGAAAAATCATTTTTCTAAGAATACGCTCAAGCACAAAAAAGTTTGGGGACTTACCGAAGATGATGAAGGTAATATCTGGATTGGTACAGATGGTGGAGGTTTAAATGTATATAACCCCAAAACAAATACATTTACTTACTATTCGGATAATGGCAGCCTAAGCGACGATGCCATTTTATGTGCCTATAAAGATAATGAAGGCGATTTATGGTTTGGAACCTACACTGGCGGGCTTAACCGCTATATGCCTCAAACAAATACTTTTAAGTGGTATAAACACGACGAAAACGATCCAAATTCTATTGGGGGGAATGATGTAAGAACCATTCTACAAGATAAATCTGGTAAAATTTGGATAGGTACCAACCAAGGTGGATTAAATGTTCTGGACAAGGAAACAGGCAAATTTACCCAATACAACTATGATAATAGCAACCTAAAAGGAAATGATATCCGCTCGCTCTTTATCGACAGCAAAAACAGATTGTGGATTGGCACATTTGAAGATGGTCTTTTCCTTTTCGTAAATGGCGATTTTAAGCAGTTCAACATTGAAAATGATATTCGTAAAGAAAACTCTATTTTTTCGATAGATGAAGATTCTGATGGTAATCTTTGGCTGGGAACTTATCGAACAGGCTTAGTAAAATTTGACCCTACAAAAGAGACAATAGAAATATTTGATGAGAAAAAAGGACTCTCAAATAATATTGTACACAGTGTTAAAATTGCCGAAAGAAATACAATCTGGCTTTCTTCCAACAAAGGTATTTCAAAATTTGATATCGATACAGAAGAGTTTATTAATTACAATACCAATGACGGTCTGCCTTCATTGGCTTTTTCAGATGGCTCTGTATTAGCTTCTAAAAATGGCAATTTATATTTTGGTTGCGTGGAAGGATTGGTGTTCTTTAATCCGCATGAGAAATTTAAGCAGGAAATTACCACCAAAGTAATTATTGAAGAAGTTAGTGTTTTTAACAAAGCACTTAAACCTGAAGACAATACAGCTTATACAAAAGCAGATATTGATAGTAGTATGGCTAATATCGATCATATTACTTTACAGAATAACCAATCTGTTTTTTCTCTGTCATTTGCAGCCATTTATCTACCAAATCCATCTAAAGTTCATTACTCCTACAAGCTAGAAGGTATAGAAAACCACTGGAATTATTTAGGTAATGATAGAAAAGTAACTTATGCAAAACTACCAAGCGGTGAATATTTTTTTAAAGTAAAAGCATCGCTAGATAGTAAAAACTGGTCTGACGAAACGGTTTTAAAAATTACGGTACTCCCACCCTTCTGGAAAACCTGGTGGGCTTATTTGATTTACACCTTAATTATTGGTTCTATCATTTACCTAAGCCAGCAATACAGGTTGAATAAGTTTAGAATGGAGCGTAAGATTGAGCTCGAACAAGTTGAAAAGAAAAAACTCTCTGAGATTTATAACCTCAAGATGAATTTCTTTACCAACATTTCTCATGAGTTTAGAACTCCTCTTACACTTATTATTAGTCCGCTGGAACAGGTTATTAGAAATCAAGATATTTCTGGCAGTATAAAAAACAAGTTACTTTCAATCTACAACCATGCATATAGATTGCACAACTTAATTAACCAAGTAATTGAGTTTAGAAAAGTTGAAACTGGCAATGTAAATCTTAAAGTGACTGAAAACGATTTGGTGAAATTTACTTATGAGATTCATCATGCGTTTTTTGAGCTTGCCAAATTGCAAAACATCACTTTTGAGTTTCACTCAGAAGTTGAAAGCTTAAAATTGTGGTTTAACCAAATGCATTTCGAAACCATACTTTATAACCTCATTTCTAATGCATTTAAATACACTTCGCCAGAAGGTAAAATCTCCATTGAGATAAAAAAGACATCTTTAGATAACCCAGACTGTTGTGAAATACACATTACTGATAATGGGAAAGGTATTTCTGCAGAATACCTCGATCAGATTTTTAATAGATACTACCAGATTGTAGAAGCCGAAACCATCCATATTAAAGGTTCTGGAATTGGATTAGCTTTGGTCAAAGATTTAGTAGAATTACACAAAGGTCAGATTAATGTAAAAAGTATCAAAGACAAAGGCACCGAATTTATCTTGAAGTTCAAATTAGGTGCTAGTCATTTTTCTGAAGATCAACTAATAAAAACCAATGCAGATAGTGAGCATCCACAGCATTATAACCTCAGTCCGAAGGTAGAATATGAGTTGGCAGAATTCCATGAAGAGCATGATGCAAACAAGGCTCATAAACACACTTTGCTGATTATTGAAGATAATCATGATATTAGGACTTACATTAAATCGCTGTTTATCCAATCGTTTAAAGTGTTGGAAGCTGCCGATGGTGAAGAGGGTTTTCATGTAGCCAAAGCCAAATTGCCTACTATTATTATAAGTGATATTATGATGCCGGGGATGGATGGCATTGAACTTTGCAAAAAGCTAAAAACTGAAAGAAGCACCTTACATATACCTGTAGTGTTGCTCACCGCCAGAGCAGACGATTTGCATAAACTTGAAGGTATTACCATTGGTGCAGACGACTATATTACCAAACCATTTAATCCGGAATTGCTGCAGGCAAAAATCGGAACTTTGGTGCGCAACATTAGCAAATTGCACGACTACTACACTTCTAGAATCTTGCTCGCTCCAATCGACGAAAACATAGATTCGGCAGATAAAGAGTTTCTTGATAAGGCTATCCAGATTGTTGAGAGTAACTTGCTTACTTCTGACTTTGGAATAGACCAACTAAAAGACGAATTATGTGTGAGTAAGGCGACACTTTATAGAAAAATTAAACAACTCACAGGCGAATCTTCATCGGAGTTTATTCGCTCGATACGAGTTAAAAAAGCGGCTGAGCTAATTAAATTGAATAAAATGTCTATCTCCCAAGTAGCTTACGAAGTGGGCTTTAGCAGCACCAGATATTTTAGAGATTCATTCCACAAGATTTACAACATGAATCCGTCTGAATATGCACAGGAGTTTAAGGCTCAAGAGAAGCTGTGA
- a CDS encoding ABC transporter permease translates to MLWNYIKVFKRNFFKYSYISFVNVFGLATGIATSLLVFMYVTHEYQYDSFHEKADKIYKLELEINLGEATGMIPVFSAGFGPLFKTSIPEVSDYVRIGQNGTNTITFDNNTFFNEENFIFTDPAFLDVFNFNLKAGDGISALTKPNTVLITEKAAQKYFRDKNPIGEIVYLDSQYPFEITGILENPPTNSTIQFNFIAPLSSYNYMDENKRNIINQEIEDYGMLYTYLYIPENENLAKVETHIHDVLAKYNFDVENKQIKFHPLKSIFFKDNQASKKYILAFLCTGFVILLLAITNYTNLVTSQATLRAKETGIRKVIGAKRFTLFFQFLFEAVTMNFLAFAVGIILLHLSLSVFINVLDLPFNSDYIYNSDFILVLCIAFSVCLISGSIYPAFILSKFNSINLIKSGIGKQASGVAVRKFLTLFQFIASIVLICFSLVIQYQVNYLHEQNTGLTKDQVLVLNIHSEIGKSYQTLKHEISNLNGVLSTSTSRTPIYKSNGGLMFVQSPYNSEMLGLNSLITDENFFNTLDINWISKPTLPLQHNNVIINERAFEMLGANKTDIGGNFAILGESAMLTGIVKDFNFMKLDSEISPLVIHIQNDTSQYLIKNGAYTYLRIAKDAKVSDVISEAKNIIKTFIPSHPFEYYFLDDAYDKLYKREEQTASIFQLFTIVAIVIAALGLFGLASFAINKRTKEIGIRKVVGASLVSIFYLLSKEYFKMIFIAFVIAVPIANYFISEWLNEFAYKIALHWWLYALPGLLITGIALLAIGGRIIKAAIVNPVETLKDE, encoded by the coding sequence ATGCTCTGGAACTACATCAAAGTTTTTAAAAGAAATTTCTTTAAATACAGCTATATCTCTTTCGTAAATGTATTTGGCTTGGCAACAGGCATTGCCACTAGCTTATTGGTTTTTATGTATGTTACGCATGAATACCAATACGATAGTTTTCATGAAAAAGCAGACAAAATCTATAAATTAGAATTAGAGATAAATTTGGGTGAAGCTACTGGTATGATCCCCGTATTCTCCGCTGGGTTTGGTCCATTATTTAAAACGAGTATTCCAGAAGTAAGTGATTATGTGCGAATTGGTCAAAACGGTACAAATACAATTACTTTCGATAACAATACTTTCTTTAATGAAGAGAATTTCATTTTTACTGATCCAGCATTTTTAGATGTTTTTAATTTCAATCTTAAAGCAGGTGATGGTATTTCTGCACTCACTAAACCCAATACTGTTTTAATTACAGAGAAAGCAGCTCAAAAATATTTTAGAGATAAAAACCCAATAGGAGAAATAGTCTATCTCGATTCCCAATATCCGTTTGAAATCACAGGTATTTTAGAAAACCCTCCTACCAACTCTACTATCCAATTTAATTTTATTGCTCCGCTAAGCAGCTACAATTATATGGATGAGAATAAGCGGAATATCATTAATCAAGAAATTGAAGACTATGGGATGCTTTATACATACCTCTATATCCCAGAAAATGAAAACTTAGCTAAAGTTGAAACCCACATACATGATGTATTAGCAAAGTATAATTTTGATGTTGAAAATAAACAAATCAAATTCCATCCTTTAAAATCGATCTTTTTTAAAGATAACCAGGCAAGTAAAAAATACATTCTCGCTTTTCTGTGCACTGGGTTTGTAATCCTTTTACTGGCAATAACTAACTACACTAACCTAGTAACTTCTCAAGCAACACTGAGAGCTAAAGAAACTGGTATAAGAAAAGTGATTGGCGCTAAGCGGTTTACACTATTTTTTCAGTTTTTGTTTGAGGCTGTCACAATGAATTTTCTTGCATTCGCTGTTGGAATTATTCTTTTACATCTCTCACTTTCAGTATTTATTAATGTACTCGACTTGCCATTTAACAGCGACTATATTTACAATAGCGATTTTATACTGGTACTATGTATAGCATTTAGTGTATGTTTGATATCAGGGAGTATATATCCAGCTTTTATCCTTTCAAAATTCAATAGCATTAACCTTATTAAAAGTGGCATTGGAAAGCAAGCTAGCGGAGTAGCAGTCAGGAAATTTTTAACTCTATTTCAGTTTATAGCTTCTATTGTGCTCATATGTTTTAGTCTTGTTATACAGTATCAGGTAAATTATCTACACGAACAAAATACCGGACTCACTAAAGACCAAGTTTTGGTACTCAATATCCATAGTGAAATAGGAAAAAGTTATCAAACTTTAAAACATGAGATATCTAATCTAAATGGAGTTTTATCTACTTCAACTTCGAGGACTCCCATTTATAAAAGTAATGGAGGTTTAATGTTTGTACAATCGCCTTATAATTCTGAAATGTTGGGGCTCAATTCTTTAATTACAGATGAAAACTTTTTTAATACATTAGATATAAATTGGATTAGTAAACCAACACTTCCACTCCAACACAACAATGTGATAATCAATGAAAGGGCATTTGAAATGCTTGGTGCAAATAAGACCGATATAGGAGGTAATTTTGCAATACTGGGCGAATCAGCTATGCTAACAGGAATAGTTAAGGATTTTAATTTTATGAAATTAGATTCAGAAATTTCTCCTTTAGTCATACATATCCAAAATGATACATCTCAGTATTTGATAAAAAATGGCGCTTATACTTATTTAAGAATAGCCAAAGATGCTAAAGTTTCAGATGTTATTTCAGAGGCAAAAAACATCATTAAAACCTTTATTCCATCCCATCCATTTGAGTATTATTTTTTAGATGATGCTTACGATAAACTCTATAAAAGAGAAGAACAAACTGCCAGCATATTTCAACTCTTTACAATAGTTGCTATAGTAATTGCTGCATTAGGTTTATTTGGGTTAGCTTCATTTGCCATAAATAAACGCACCAAAGAAATTGGTATAAGAAAAGTGGTTGGTGCTTCTTTGGTAAGCATCTTCTATTTACTTTCTAAAGAATATTTTAAAATGATCTTTATCGCATTTGTTATTGCGGTTCCAATAGCTAATTATTTTATCTCCGAATGGCTAAATGAATTTGCTTATAAAATTGCATTACACTGGTGGCTATATGCCTTGCCTGGCTTATTAATTACGGGTATAGCTTTATTGGCAATTGGAGGTAGAATTATAAAAGCTGCAATTGTAAACCCAGTAGAAACTTTAAAGGATGAATAG
- a CDS encoding 3-keto-disaccharide hydrolase yields MYTTLKKQTLAILILLSGIVACSKTTDTTTNEETPTDSTETTASTESEWVYLFDGTSLDGWRAFNGDTLPENWIIEDGALKSLGQGGGLGGDIVYADKEYGEFELALEWKISEGGNSGVFYHIVEDEKYHSPYENAPEYQVIDDIGFPQKLADWQQLGADYGMYIADSVKKKDLVKKAGEWNTSRIKFTNEKAEYFLNGEKMLEFEPWSADWEKRKTEGKWKDYPDYGIAKTGLIGLQDHGSFIWFKNIKIKEL; encoded by the coding sequence ATGTACACTACTTTAAAAAAACAAACTTTAGCAATCCTCATTTTGCTATCGGGTATTGTGGCCTGTAGCAAAACAACCGACACTACAACTAATGAAGAAACTCCAACAGATAGTACCGAAACTACTGCAAGTACAGAATCTGAATGGGTATATTTATTTGATGGTACAAGCTTAGATGGTTGGAGAGCATTTAATGGCGATACATTACCAGAAAACTGGATTATAGAAGACGGAGCTTTAAAATCTCTTGGACAAGGAGGTGGTTTAGGTGGCGACATTGTTTACGCCGACAAAGAATATGGTGAGTTTGAACTTGCCCTTGAATGGAAAATAAGTGAAGGTGGAAACAGTGGCGTTTTTTATCATATTGTTGAAGATGAGAAATACCATAGCCCATACGAAAATGCACCTGAATATCAAGTAATTGACGATATCGGGTTTCCTCAAAAGTTGGCTGATTGGCAACAATTAGGCGCAGACTATGGCATGTACATAGCTGATTCGGTTAAAAAGAAAGACTTGGTTAAAAAAGCAGGCGAGTGGAATACTTCTAGAATTAAGTTTACCAACGAAAAGGCTGAGTACTTTTTAAATGGTGAAAAAATGTTAGAATTTGAACCTTGGTCTGCAGACTGGGAAAAAAGAAAAACAGAAGGTAAATGGAAAGACTATCCTGATTATGGAATTGCTAAAACTGGTTTAATAGGTTTGCAAGATCACGGAAGTTTTATCTGGTTTAAAAATATTAAGATTAAAGAATTATAA
- a CDS encoding S41 family peptidase, with protein sequence MRDLYKIGENYLLKGLDIPEQFNFTFSDGVKDTVITNLSLSEKGQSFWYDELTSKRLYYERKINDIEVAQKFFSIDDSNIGYMYIPSMFGSKEAPTYYNVFHKFMDDAKSTKAIIFDIRNNGGGLRDLIFDIAGYIVHPDSIYVVNVTQPRATQPLSAYWKYGLNYKHLYAYNQLDAEEQEVVDKFKKTFKPVYDLPEDKYGEFHYAIFNGKKLSQDKYFYNKPIYILANERSFSAASVMAAVFKGLPNVYLVGETTDASSGHSKTFYLPNSNVKVRISTMVSFQKDGKPFDGYGTEPDIRITRDLDQVLWKEDTQLNKLKTMIK encoded by the coding sequence GTGAGAGATCTTTATAAAATTGGAGAGAATTATTTACTGAAAGGATTGGACATACCAGAACAGTTTAATTTCACATTTTCAGATGGAGTTAAAGATACAGTTATTACAAATTTATCATTATCCGAAAAAGGCCAATCGTTTTGGTATGATGAGCTTACTTCGAAAAGGTTATACTATGAACGTAAAATAAATGATATAGAAGTTGCTCAAAAGTTTTTTTCTATTGATGATAGTAACATTGGCTACATGTATATTCCATCAATGTTTGGTTCGAAAGAGGCGCCTACATATTATAATGTATTCCATAAATTTATGGATGATGCAAAATCTACGAAGGCCATAATTTTCGATATAAGAAATAATGGGGGAGGTTTGCGTGATTTAATATTTGATATAGCAGGTTACATAGTACATCCAGATTCTATATATGTAGTAAATGTAACTCAGCCCCGAGCAACACAACCTTTATCTGCTTACTGGAAATATGGATTAAATTATAAGCATTTATATGCGTACAATCAGCTTGATGCAGAAGAGCAAGAAGTAGTAGATAAGTTTAAGAAAACTTTTAAACCAGTTTACGATTTACCAGAAGATAAATATGGTGAATTTCATTATGCTATTTTTAATGGTAAAAAACTTTCTCAAGACAAGTATTTCTATAATAAACCAATCTATATTTTAGCGAATGAAAGAAGCTTTAGTGCAGCTTCTGTAATGGCTGCAGTATTTAAAGGTTTACCTAATGTATATTTAGTAGGAGAAACTACAGATGCTTCTAGCGGTCATAGTAAAACATTTTATTTACCAAATTCAAATGTAAAAGTAAGAATTAGTACCATGGTTTCTTTTCAGAAAGATGGAAAACCATTCGATGGTTATGGTACCGAACCAGATATAAGAATTACAAGAGATTTAGATCAAGTGCTTTGGAAAGAAGACACCCAGCTTAACAAGCTCAAAACAATGATTAAATGA
- a CDS encoding mechanosensitive ion channel family protein: protein MIEYIKSLFPEEVYSITAQILLMVLLGVFINKFIKLFLNRFIDKMENTSNKTKMKFVGNTVDFLTFTIVIIGVIFSIPTFRSIAVGIFAGASIFAAFLGFASQKAFSDIISGIFIIIFRPFRVDDIVKVNGEIGTVEDITLRHTVVRGLENKRHIYPNSWITSEPIINWTIVDPRVNKFMFVGISYDSDIATAERIIKEEVLKHPKLLDFRTELEKEQGVPLVNVEVLSFDNFVINFRVPLWAKDLPDGMGMMFDVQRAIQERFKKESNVELAKPSQKIYLSDARDLNNYS from the coding sequence ATGATAGAATATATAAAGTCTTTGTTTCCCGAAGAGGTTTATAGCATTACTGCGCAAATACTTCTTATGGTATTACTCGGGGTTTTCATCAACAAATTCATTAAACTTTTTTTAAATCGGTTTATTGATAAGATGGAAAACACCAGCAATAAAACAAAGATGAAATTTGTTGGTAACACCGTTGATTTCCTCACTTTTACCATAGTAATTATAGGTGTAATCTTTTCGATTCCCACCTTTCGATCTATAGCTGTTGGTATTTTTGCTGGGGCCAGTATTTTTGCTGCATTTTTAGGTTTTGCTTCACAAAAAGCCTTTTCTGATATTATAAGTGGCATTTTCATTATTATTTTCAGGCCATTTAGGGTAGATGATATTGTAAAGGTAAATGGAGAAATAGGTACTGTAGAAGACATAACCTTAAGACATACAGTAGTGAGAGGACTCGAAAATAAAAGGCATATTTATCCCAATTCTTGGATTACTTCTGAACCCATTATCAACTGGACAATTGTTGACCCTCGGGTAAACAAATTCATGTTTGTGGGTATCAGTTACGATTCTGATATTGCTACCGCCGAACGAATTATTAAAGAAGAAGTATTGAAACACCCTAAATTATTAGATTTTAGAACTGAGCTAGAAAAAGAACAAGGAGTGCCTTTGGTGAATGTAGAGGTACTAAGCTTCGATAACTTCGTAATAAATTTTCGTGTGCCGCTTTGGGCGAAAGATTTACCAGATGGTATGGGTATGATGTTCGATGTGCAGCGTGCTATTCAAGAAAGGTTTAAAAAAGAAAGTAATGTTGAGCTAGCCAAACCTTCTCAAAAAATCTATCTTTCTGATGCTAGGGATTTAAATAATTACAGCTAA
- a CDS encoding Gfo/Idh/MocA family protein produces the protein MKKNRRLFVKKLGLAGAGVAAGTSLFAQEKQTINILKRPYHRVSSDVINYGWIGAGGMGNANINTLLKHEGVKVTAVCDLYQGRLNDAKKLLGDDIFTTMDYKELLKRKDIDAVVIATPDHWHLPISMDALKAGKHVYCEKPVVHSVDQGLKLIDAWKKSGKIYMVGSQGMSSLGNEKARELLEAGAIGDINYAEGFWARHSPTGAWQYPIPADASEKTVDWKKFISNTTERPFDPMRFFRWRNYLDYGTGMSGDLFVHLFSSLHFVTNSLGPNEVSATGGLRYWKDGREVPDVLLGMFQYPDSEQHPGFNLSLRCNFVDGTSGSTYLKIVGSEGSMDITWNDVTVKRAKISDDDPYAKQNNAEGGMSDRKKILPPREIVYRAEEGYKGAHYDHHGNLLNAIRTGGTVAEDPIFAFRAAAPALLCNDSYFQNKFIKWDPVNMKVL, from the coding sequence ATGAAGAAAAACAGACGTCTGTTTGTAAAAAAATTAGGCTTGGCCGGAGCAGGAGTAGCAGCAGGGACTAGTTTATTTGCACAAGAAAAACAAACAATCAATATTCTTAAACGACCTTATCACAGAGTATCATCAGATGTGATAAATTATGGTTGGATTGGTGCCGGAGGTATGGGCAATGCTAATATAAATACTCTACTTAAACACGAAGGTGTAAAAGTTACCGCAGTTTGTGATTTGTATCAGGGTAGACTCAACGATGCAAAAAAACTTCTTGGTGATGATATATTCACTACGATGGATTACAAAGAACTTTTGAAGCGCAAAGATATTGATGCTGTAGTAATTGCTACTCCAGATCACTGGCACTTGCCTATTTCTATGGATGCTTTAAAAGCTGGTAAACATGTTTATTGCGAAAAACCAGTGGTACATTCAGTAGATCAAGGGCTTAAATTAATTGATGCTTGGAAGAAATCTGGAAAGATTTACATGGTTGGTAGCCAAGGTATGTCTTCTTTAGGTAATGAAAAAGCCAGAGAATTACTAGAAGCTGGTGCTATTGGAGATATTAACTATGCAGAAGGTTTCTGGGCAAGACACTCACCAACGGGAGCTTGGCAATATCCTATTCCGGCAGATGCTAGCGAAAAAACAGTTGATTGGAAAAAGTTTATATCTAATACTACTGAGCGACCATTTGATCCTATGCGTTTTTTCAGATGGAGAAACTATCTAGATTATGGTACAGGCATGTCTGGCGATTTATTCGTACACCTTTTCTCAAGCTTACATTTTGTAACAAACTCTTTAGGGCCTAATGAAGTAAGTGCTACTGGTGGGCTTCGCTATTGGAAAGATGGCAGAGAAGTGCCAGATGTTTTACTAGGTATGTTCCAGTATCCTGATTCTGAGCAGCATCCCGGATTTAACCTATCTCTACGCTGTAATTTTGTAGATGGCACTAGTGGTTCTACTTATTTAAAAATTGTAGGCAGTGAGGGTTCAATGGATATTACTTGGAATGATGTAACTGTAAAAAGAGCTAAAATCTCTGACGATGATCCTTACGCTAAGCAAAATAATGCTGAAGGCGGAATGAGTGATAGAAAGAAGATTTTACCTCCAAGAGAAATAGTTTACCGAGCAGAAGAAGGATACAAAGGTGCACATTACGATCACCACGGTAATTTGTTAAATGCAATTAGAACTGGTGGAACAGTAGCAGAAGACCCAATTTTTGCATTTAGAGCAGCAGCACCAGCCTTGCTTTGTAACGATAGTTATTTCCAGAATAAGTTTATCAAATGGGACCCTGTAAACATGAAAGTTCTTTAA